The following proteins come from a genomic window of Salminus brasiliensis chromosome 15, fSalBra1.hap2, whole genome shotgun sequence:
- the map2k7 gene encoding dual specificity mitogen-activated protein kinase kinase 7 isoform X1, with product MVLLNFSKMSSLEQRLSRIEEKLKQENKEARRRIDLSIDMSPQRSRPRPIIVIQLSPAPAPSQRAALQLPLANDGGSRSSSSESSPQHHSYPSRPRHMLTLPTPPYGLQKSLENAEIDQKLQEIMKQTGYLKIDGQRYPAEVTDLISEGEIGSGTCGQVFKVRFKKTGHVIAVKQMRRTGNKDENKRILMDLDVVLKSHDCPYIIQCYGAIVTNTDVFIAMELMGTCAEKLKKRIQGPIPECILGKMTVAIVKALLYLKEKHGVIHRDVKPSNILLDAKGQIKLCDFGISGRLVDSKAKTRSAGCAAYMAPERIDPPDPSKPDYDIRADVWSLGISLVELATGQFPYKNCKTDFEVLTKVLQEDPPLLPLSMGFSLDFQSFVKDCLTKDHRKRPKYHKLLEHSFIRRYEVLEVDVAGWFQTVMERTESPRSSQCYSQHQLHSLFSR from the exons ATGGTGCTGCTGAATTTTTCCAAGATGTCGTCGCTGGAACAGAGACTCTCCCGAATCGAGGAGAAACTGAAGCAAGAAAATAAAGAAGCTCGGAGACGAATCGACCTCAGCATCGACATGAGCCCACAGCGCTCTCGCCCAAGGCCGA TCATCGTGATCCAGCTCAGTCCTGCTCCAGCCCCCTCCCAGCGCGCAG CTTTACAGTTACCGCTGGCCAACGATGGCGGGAGCCGTTCCTCTTCCTCAGAGAGTTCACCCCAGCATCACTCGTACCCTAGCAGACCCCGACATATGCTCACGCTGCCCACACCACCATATGGCCTGCAGAAAAGCTTGGAGAA TGCTGAAATAGACCAGAAGCTACAGGAAATCATGAAACAGACGGGTTACCTAAAGATTGATGGACAG cgttACCCTGCAGAGGTGACAGACTTAATCAGTGAAGGGGAGATTGGCAGTGGCACCTGTGGGCAGGTGTTTAAAGTGCGCTTTAAGAAGACCGGCCATGTCATTGCTGTTAAG CAAATGCGGAGGACGGGTAACAAGGACGAAAATAAGAGGATTTTGATGGATCTGGATGTGGTGTTGAAGAGCCATGACTGCCCATACATCATCCAGTGCTATGGAGCTATAGTCACCAAT ACGGATGTGTTCATTGCCATGGAGCTCATGGGCACGTGTGCAGAGAAGCTGAAGAAGCGGATCCAGGGACCCATACCAGAGTGTATCCTTGGGAAAATGACTGTGGCG ATAGTGAAAGCTCTACTGTATCTGAAAGAGAAGCATGGAGTAATCCACCGAGACGTGAAACCCTCCAACATTTTGCTGGACGCTAAAGGCCAGATCAAGCTCTGCGATTTCGGCATCAGCGGCCGGCTCGTCGACTCCAAGGCTAAGACTCGCAGCGCTGGCTGTGCTGCTTACATGGCG CCTGAGAGAATAGACCCTCCAGACCCCAGTAAGCCAGACTATGACATCAGGGCCGACGTTTGGAGTCTTGGCATCTCTCTG GTGGAGCTGGCCACGGGACAATTCCCTTATAAGAACTGTAAGACAGACTTTGAGGTTCTGACCAAAGTGCTGCaggaagaccctcctcttctgccTCTCAGCATGGGTTTCTCTCTGGACTTCCAGTCTTTCGTTAAAGActg CCTCACAAAGGATCACAGAAAAAGGCCAAAATACCACAAGCTGCTT GAACACAGTTTCATCCGGCGTTATGAGGTGCTGGAGGTGGACGTGGCAGGCTGGTTTCAGACCGTGATGGAGCGCACTGAGTCTCCACGCAGCAGCCAGTGCTACAGCCAACACCAGCTCCACTCACTGTTCAGCAGgtag
- the map2k7 gene encoding dual specificity mitogen-activated protein kinase kinase 7 isoform X2 yields the protein MVLLNFSKMSSLEQRLSRIEEKLKQENKEARRRIDLSIDMSPQRSRPRPTLQLPLANDGGSRSSSSESSPQHHSYPSRPRHMLTLPTPPYGLQKSLENAEIDQKLQEIMKQTGYLKIDGQRYPAEVTDLISEGEIGSGTCGQVFKVRFKKTGHVIAVKQMRRTGNKDENKRILMDLDVVLKSHDCPYIIQCYGAIVTNTDVFIAMELMGTCAEKLKKRIQGPIPECILGKMTVAIVKALLYLKEKHGVIHRDVKPSNILLDAKGQIKLCDFGISGRLVDSKAKTRSAGCAAYMAPERIDPPDPSKPDYDIRADVWSLGISLVELATGQFPYKNCKTDFEVLTKVLQEDPPLLPLSMGFSLDFQSFVKDCLTKDHRKRPKYHKLLEHSFIRRYEVLEVDVAGWFQTVMERTESPRSSQCYSQHQLHSLFSR from the exons ATGGTGCTGCTGAATTTTTCCAAGATGTCGTCGCTGGAACAGAGACTCTCCCGAATCGAGGAGAAACTGAAGCAAGAAAATAAAGAAGCTCGGAGACGAATCGACCTCAGCATCGACATGAGCCCACAGCGCTCTCGCCCAAGGCCGA CTTTACAGTTACCGCTGGCCAACGATGGCGGGAGCCGTTCCTCTTCCTCAGAGAGTTCACCCCAGCATCACTCGTACCCTAGCAGACCCCGACATATGCTCACGCTGCCCACACCACCATATGGCCTGCAGAAAAGCTTGGAGAA TGCTGAAATAGACCAGAAGCTACAGGAAATCATGAAACAGACGGGTTACCTAAAGATTGATGGACAG cgttACCCTGCAGAGGTGACAGACTTAATCAGTGAAGGGGAGATTGGCAGTGGCACCTGTGGGCAGGTGTTTAAAGTGCGCTTTAAGAAGACCGGCCATGTCATTGCTGTTAAG CAAATGCGGAGGACGGGTAACAAGGACGAAAATAAGAGGATTTTGATGGATCTGGATGTGGTGTTGAAGAGCCATGACTGCCCATACATCATCCAGTGCTATGGAGCTATAGTCACCAAT ACGGATGTGTTCATTGCCATGGAGCTCATGGGCACGTGTGCAGAGAAGCTGAAGAAGCGGATCCAGGGACCCATACCAGAGTGTATCCTTGGGAAAATGACTGTGGCG ATAGTGAAAGCTCTACTGTATCTGAAAGAGAAGCATGGAGTAATCCACCGAGACGTGAAACCCTCCAACATTTTGCTGGACGCTAAAGGCCAGATCAAGCTCTGCGATTTCGGCATCAGCGGCCGGCTCGTCGACTCCAAGGCTAAGACTCGCAGCGCTGGCTGTGCTGCTTACATGGCG CCTGAGAGAATAGACCCTCCAGACCCCAGTAAGCCAGACTATGACATCAGGGCCGACGTTTGGAGTCTTGGCATCTCTCTG GTGGAGCTGGCCACGGGACAATTCCCTTATAAGAACTGTAAGACAGACTTTGAGGTTCTGACCAAAGTGCTGCaggaagaccctcctcttctgccTCTCAGCATGGGTTTCTCTCTGGACTTCCAGTCTTTCGTTAAAGActg CCTCACAAAGGATCACAGAAAAAGGCCAAAATACCACAAGCTGCTT GAACACAGTTTCATCCGGCGTTATGAGGTGCTGGAGGTGGACGTGGCAGGCTGGTTTCAGACCGTGATGGAGCGCACTGAGTCTCCACGCAGCAGCCAGTGCTACAGCCAACACCAGCTCCACTCACTGTTCAGCAGgtag